A genomic stretch from Arachis stenosperma cultivar V10309 chromosome 3, arast.V10309.gnm1.PFL2, whole genome shotgun sequence includes:
- the LOC130967373 gene encoding phosphatidylinositol N-acetylglucosaminyltransferase subunit C-like, producing MDHHLASDSPQVRPRWRKVAYGGMQPGFDDNHTDESFLEGMVMNANVVRRDMLKVMLDSVSISEYLCIVALVVLVWTYTLESTIDENRLLCIDVSLLVSGFLILLFTQEKISLSILVHHYFLNISFFIMGLYVLAPIYQTLTRSISSDSIWALTVSLLVIHLFLHDYSESTVNAPGALKNPALTSCISVNASVVASVFIASRLPSRLHVFAIMLFSLQVFLFGPLVTYCIKKYSFRLHLCFSISLMFVTLSFVYMLHCLLFVLLLSLLVFVNVVCPYWLIRIQEYKFEINGPWDEAKLCFAITD from the coding sequence ATGGATCATCACTTGGCTAGTGATTCTCCGCAGGTTCGTCCTAGATGGAGGAAAGTAGCATATGGCGGTATGCAACCTGGTTTTGATGACAATCATACCGATGAATCTTTCCTTGAAGGAATGGTCATGAATGCCAATGTTGTAAGGAGGGACATGCTAAAGGTGATGTTAGACTCTGTTTCCATTTCTGAATACTTATGCATTGTAGCTCTTGTTGTCTTAGTATGGACCTACACACTAGAATCAACCATTGATGAGAATCGTCTTCTGTGCATAGATGTTAGTCTTCTAGTTTCGGGTTTCTTGATTCTCCTTTTCACTCAGGAAAAGATTTCCCTTAGCATCCTTGTTCATCATTATTTCCTCAATATCTCGTTTTTCATAATGGGATTATATGTTTTGGCACCCATCTACCAAACCCTTACAAGATCCATCAGTTCTGATTCCATTTGGGCGTTAACCGTATCGCTTCTCGTGATTCACCTTTTCCTGCATGACTATTCGGAATCAACTGTCAATGCACCTGGGGCTCTCAAAAATCCTGCATTGACCAGTTGCATCTCTGTAAATGCTTCTGTAGTCGCCTCTGTATTCATTGCTTCTCGCCTTCCGTCGAGACTACATGTTTTTGCCATCATGCTATTCTCCTTGCAAGTTTTCCTATTTGGTCCCCTGGTTACTTACTGCATTAAGAAATATTCGTTCCGTTTACACCTGTGTTTTTCTATCAGTTTGATGTTTGTGACATTAAGTTTCGTGTACATGCTGCATTGCTTACTTTTCGTGTTGCTGCTTAGTTTGCTGGTTTTTGTCAATGTGGTCTGCCCTTATTGGCTTATACGGATTCAGGAgtacaagtttgagatcaatggACCTTGGGATGAGGCTAAGCTTTGTTTTGCTATTACAGACTGA